aTTAGATTAATTTGAGTCTTCTTCGATGAccgttttcaagaatttttttacgAGCTTCAATGTCTTGAAGGATAACGTAACGAAAATCTCGGAAGACGCAGCCTGCCGATTTAACAAACCAAGACATTAGGTATATCCTGCATgaaatttggacataagaaattTGTTAGTGCGATGGATACTGACTCCAGATAATAAGCGCGACTCTGAGACCACTTCAGAGCAGTAGTTGATTCTGTTTGTGCAATTAGAAAAAGTTTCTGCGTCGTTTCGTGACATTCGACGAAAGATGTATCAATTAGTTCACACCAGAGACTAAGAAACAACCAAAATAGTGAACTTCACCCTTATGTCAAATTATTGGACATACTTAACCccgaattgaaagaaaaatccCTATTTGGGGAAGAAAAAAGTGCTCTTCCATTGTGTAGACGCATCGACCAGCACCTCCGCCCTCGTTACGTTCTAGTTGTCCTACCAACTCCTTCCCCTTCCACCGTATTTTCCATATTTCGACCCTATTgacttctttttgtttcttaagTAAAGGCCCAGGTAGAAATGAGGGTCAAATGACGAGGTCATCGTTCACTCGGATATCTCCTTTGCAAACCTCGCGAAAACGTATTCTTTAGACTAGTTAAAGAAGTTGGAGCATCGTTTGAGCGAAATAGCTGGCCATAATAGATGGCGTTGCTTACGCCGTCCATATAAAAAGATGAgaggttatgaatttttgagtttaaaattaagaaaatttattatttcagctgaatttaatgagaaaatggataaaactaaattttatcgTTCAATTTTAAGAATTGTAAAGTTGTATAACTGTAAGATGTAACATTCACCGGAAAGCATATCATCTAACATATCTACTTGAATCCAGATTGAATATATatcataatattgtaataatacatcaaaaaaactaacatatcttttttccaaaattaccGGGATTTATAAATGAACATGAGGGATTAAACTCTTTGTAACATTTATAACGTTAAACTTACAGATTTTAATAAGATGTCAAATGAAAGAGCAACTCGAATAGTTTCATTTAAAGTATTCAATGTGAGCACCAGGCCCGGACTGGGACTATTTGAGGCCTTCAGCTAAAACCTTAAAACCTGTGAAGGGTCTGGCGGTGCGACAACTAGAGGTGCACAGAAACTTTTTAGAAATTAGGAATTTGAAAACACGTTTTACACTATTTTGGTAattatgaagaagaagaagaatttcaattaggtttttatacaaatacataTTATGGTCTTCGACCATGTTCTTTTTCATCTTGGTACCTTCACTTCTGGTCGTCGTGTACTCATTTTCTAGGCGTCGAATGCTTATAAAGGATCCTCAACTCATAAAATCTTTTGGCATTTTTCTTCTTGGCTTCTTCCGTTATTTCGTCCAAGGTCGAAGAAgatcaattcttttttattcttgttcATCTTGGTATCTTCACTTCTGGTCATTTTTTATCTCAGCTAAAGATTTCATATGGTTTTCTCACTCATAACGCTCTAGaatcgaaaaatcatcagaTTTCTATGAACTTTATTTCCAAaacttcgtttttacggcggatttgtgtaaaaaatatgggaaatttcTTACCTGGAagttttatatagttttatgactatATGTGATCATAAATACGcttcttcgcatataatcgttcataacttttttacaaagcatcaaacacagttcatattttttgtttgttaatctacacaaaaaacgaacttttggaaaaaatgttgtCGCCTATGTCGATTTTTTTGGTCAGGAATGTAGTTAactcaaaataaatcaaaaatataattttataatgtgtttattcacataaaaacagttttagaaaatatatattatctttattttggTCATCATATCAAAAACTTCGGAAATGACGCAATTTATATAACAGACTTTTCGTTTCCAACATATTGGACTATAGCTAGAAAATTGTTTACAACTAGATTACTTTCCAAATCCAATTTAAACTTGTTTTCGAAgtcgttcattattttttcatttcttacaTTTAAAATCTTGAAACTTTCGTTCATCGACTTTAAAGCGTTTGTGAAAAACATCATGAATTCATAACCGTCTTGTAAAATTCTATAAAGCGGAGGCTGAAAGGCATTTCCTTTTATCAGATCAGTAATTTCTTCCCAATCCAAATCGATTGTAGATTTTTCTAATATTGACAGTCTGTTTTTCACAAGTTGATTAGCAGCCGATAATCGActtctgaaaaaatattctcaatcaTGAACAGTCTAATTCATTTACATTGAAAGTTTGCTGACTGTTTGActgaatgaaaaagaaatttttgttgcTGAAAGTCAcggaaatgaataattttaatttgaactaagtaattaaaatgaacaatttaattttgctatgagtttcgatgaaacaaaaaaagttttaacgTCTTCAGTAGACAAGGCATGATTTGGATGACATTTTGCTGCTTTCCTGCACCAATATCTCGGTAACTATCGACCAGTGTGGGGTCGTACATTATCATGCATAAAGGTTGCGTCGTCTTCATTGTCTTCTAGAACCTCTGTCAAGTCCTGTGTGCACTCGACGTCCCATACTGGTGCGAGCGTCAAAAGATATTCCTCTATAACTGATTCTCCACTAAATGGAAGACGGTCAGCAGCATATGCCTCGCCTTGTCGTTGCCACAATCTTACACGTCTATCGAAGCAACTTGCAAATGACAAGACATGTTTGGGATCAGATTTTGAATCACATTTTGGGGAATACTGTTCCTTTCCTGCACCAGTATCAAATTTCGGATGACATCCTGCACCAGTATGTCGCGAGGTTCTCTAGAATTTCCCCAAATCCCCAATGGAATTTACGTCTGGACTGCGATAAGGCCAAGCAGATTTGAACCTCGTCAAGATGCTCGGTAACTATCCGACCAGTGTGGGGTCGTACATTATCATGCATAAAGGTTGCGTTGTCTTCATGGTCTTCTAGAACCTCTGTCAGGTACCTGTGCACAGTCAACGTCCCATTCTCGATCAAGACTAACACCGTGCGAGACCCCAATCCGCTATTGTTCAAGCAGCTTCACAAAAATGTGGAGACCTCTTTACAAAAAGCTATCTACTCCACAACAGCTTCTAATGCTCTACAAGGCCCAGAATCGTCTGCTCGGCTCCTAAGTATACCCTGAATATATTAgattcaatacagaagagagcagatcgacttataggcgatccagaatTGACCAGAAACTAAGACAGCTTAAAGCATAGAAGGAAGGTCACTGACATTTGCCTTCTTCAAGAACAAACCGACATATGTCTTCAGAATCTGTCTTCCTCAGAAACAAACCGACATATGTCTTCAGAAGCTGTCTTCCTCAGAAACAAACCtacatttgtctttagagagtgtcttcttcaaaaacaaaccaacatttgtctttaaagaccgtcttcttcaaaaacaaactaaCATTTGTTTAAGATATTATCTTTCTTTAAGAACAAACCAACATTAGTCTGTGAGactatttttcttcaagaaCAAACCGACATATGTCTTCAGAAACTGTCTTCCTCAGAAACAAACCtacatttgtctttagaaagtTTCTTCTTCAAAAACAAACCAACATTTGTCTGAGAAATTATCTTTCTTTAAGAACAAACCAACATTTGTCTGAGAGATTATCTTTCTACAAAACCAAACCGACATTAGTCTAAGAGATTATTTTACTTCAAGAACAAACCGACATTTGTCTTCAGAAACTTTCTTCCTCAGAAACAAACCtacatttgtctttagaaaatGTCCTCTACAAAAACCAACCAACACTTTTCTGAGAGATTATTTTTCTCCAAGAACAGAACGACAGTGTGAGACAATCTTTCTTCAAGAAAAAACCGATATTTGTCTTTACAAAATGTCCtctacaaaaacaaacaaacaaacatttttttgatattacctTTCTTCAAGAACAAACCGACATTAGTCTGAGAGACAATCTTTCTTCCAGAACAAACCGGCATTTGTCTTCAGAAACTGTCTTCCTCAGAAACAAACCTAGATTTGTCTTTAGAAAATGTCCTCTGCAAAAACAAACCAACATTTTTCTGAGAGATTACCTTTCATTAAGAACAAACTGACACTTGTTTGATAGACTATCTTTCTTCAGAAAACCGACATTTgtcttttgaaaaaatcttcttCTAGAACAAACCAACATTTGTCTGAGGACTATCTTTCTTCAAGAAGAAAGCATCTTCGAAAGCATTTTGAAGCCAGTCTGATTGTAGACTACATGCCCAAAATATGGAGAGAGGCAGAATATTTGTAGCAAAAACGGACAGGAAACCAGAAGATCTACCAGATTCTTACCTTCCGATCAGCCTCTTTAAAACCATACAGAAAGCATGCCTCTCACAAGAAAACCACTTCACACACAACAATttccttataataataataataataataataataataataataatagggAAATTGCTATTTAAAGACAAAAAAGATTATTGACAGCAAAGATATTGCTCTAGCAGCCTTCAGCAATATGAATGTAAGCAGCACCTTACATAAATCCatcaaaaacagaaataaatggAAACACTTGCACTATCTCTCCAATGTGGTCATTggtaatggaaaaaattcttaCTACACTTAGTAAAGCTGAATTTGCAGTTTTAACCTATGCAGATGATCTGGTAGTGGTAGTATGGTGCAAACATGAAAGCATAATCTCTGCCAAGATATAAAGGACcctaaatacaattaaaaattgatgatgatgaagagCAATTCCCCACCAACCCTGGTAATACAACACTAGCCCCATTTATAAGGAGGAGGAAGTCAAATATACACACACCTATCCACTCAAGAGATGCTAAATTTGTCTCCCCTTCACCTTATAGTGGAAAGAGGCATTTAGGAATTCCAAAGTTGATAAAGCTAGAAAGCAGTGAACCAAATGCATATCATAATAAACATAGACTTCTCATTAAGAATGGTAATTAATGATCACCAATCATGGGTCAATGAAGATTTTCCTCAAGCTCGAAATGAATCTCTCTGGTACACAGACAGTACTAAGTTAGCGAAAGCAGCTGGATTGGGcatttttgaatcaaaagacaaaaaatatatagtatagaaaaaagttttctataCCCATATCAAAACCACTATTTTCCAAGTAGAATTGCTAACAGCTCTGGACTGTTTGGATAGAAACCTCTCTATAAAACACATTCACATTCTCTTCCATAGCAAAAATGCTTTGAGTGCTAGTTAGGTAAGGCCAACAAACTCTTGAATCACAAgcttacaaaaacaaaataactctAATGTGGCTACCAGGCAGTAAGGAAGCAGAAAAGGTGCCATTACTGCAAACTTTGGACTAGAGGC
The sequence above is drawn from the Diorhabda carinulata isolate Delta chromosome 6, icDioCari1.1, whole genome shotgun sequence genome and encodes:
- the LOC130895043 gene encoding uncharacterized protein LOC130895043, giving the protein MLQYQNNNDTINTVVQKNVLNFCTILLSHCNKWNFLLTEAIKPVQALVNFSEQLRHVEKANIKYIDDFEDLQQKLLYKITSEIEDEIQLIKDILSRLSAANQLVKNRLSILEKSTIDLDWEEITDLIKGNAFQPPLYRILQDGYEFMMFFTNALKSMNESFKILNVRNEKIMNDFENKFKLDLESNLVVNNFLAIVQYVGNEKSVI